The DNA segment GGACGCCGCCAGGTCCGTCCGCCTGGACGTGCTCAAGGACATACGGGCGGGCAAGTGAGCGACAACGAGGCGGTCACCCCGTCGGGCATACCCGTCTTCACCGGCAACCTCGCCCTGCTGGACACCAGCGTGACCACGCTGACGAAAAGCGCGGCGTCGACCGCCACCGCCGCCGGTGACGTCCACAGCAGCTTCGGCGGCCTCCAGGCGTTCTACAAGGCTCCGGAGGCCGACCAGCTGTTCGCGACGACGCAACCGGTCGCGGACCGCGGGACCTCCCTGAAGTCGGAGCTGGAGACGATCACGGCCGCGCTGTCCGCGTACACGACCGACGCCGCCCCGCTGGTCGAGAAGCTGAGGGAGCTGAAGCGCGAGGCCGAGTCCTTCGTCGTACGGATCAAGGACGACAACAAGTGGCGCGAGGACGGCGACCTGGTCGAGGAGAACAACCGCCGCCACGACGAGATCGCCGAGACGTGGGCGGCGTTCCAGGCGGTGGAGCGGGCCTGCCACGACAAGATCGTCGCCCTGGTCGGCGGCCCCGCGCTGAAGACCGACGACGGCTCCGGCAAGAAGGGCACGTACGGCTACGACGCCGAGACCCTCAAGCACGCCGAGGGCCTGCCCTGGGGCGACCCGGTCGAGGAGTCCAAGCCCTGGTGGCACCTGCACGAACACGCCTGGGATTTCGCCAAGGGGTTCTTCGTCGACGGCGTCTGGGGCACGATCGAGGGCCTGGGCACCCTGGTCGGCACCGACGGCTGGGACTCCGCCAAGCAGGCGTGGTCGGGCCTGGGGAAGCTCGCCACGGGCGTGGTGATCACCGCCACCCCGTTGGCCGGCCTGTACTGGGGGCTGCCGGACGATCAGCTCCCCGCCTATCTGCGGGACTCCCGCAAGGCGATGAAGGAGACCGGCAAGGCGCTCCTGGCCTGGGACCAGTGGAGCGAGAACCCGTCCCGGGCGCTGGGCGCGGTGGCGTTCAACGTCGTCACGACGGTGTTCACCGGCGGCACGGGCGGCGCGGCCTCCGGCGCCGGAAAGGCGGCCGTCGCGGCGAAGGCCCTGTCCACGGCGGGCAAGGTGGGCCGGGTCGTGGACCCGATGACGTACGTCTTCAAGGGCGCGGGCATGGGCCTGACGAAGATCGGCGACGGCCTGGCGGCGCTCAAGGGCCTGGGGCAGCTCGAGATACCCACCTTCCCCGAGGGCACGGTCGCCCTCCCGGAGGGCGCGTTCAAGCTCCCCGACGGCACCCTGCACCTGCCGGAGGGCGCGGCGGTCCCGGCGGCCGCGTTCGAGGTCCCGGCCAACTCCTTCAAACTCCCGGACGGCGCGAAGGTCCCTTCGGGCGCGATAGACCTGGGCGACGGCGTGGTCCGCCTCCCGGAGGGCGTACATCCCCCAGAGGGCGCCCTCCGCGTACCCGAAGGCGCGCTCAAACTCCCCGACGGGACGACGGCCCTCCCCGAGAACGTGATCAAGGGAGTGGACGAGCACGGCAACACGGTCTACCTGGACCGCCCGGGCAACGTCCTCGCCGAGGACGGCACCCTCCTCCAGCACAACTCGGCGGCCCGCCAGGAGGGGGCGGGGGCACGGGCTTCGGCGTCGCCGGAAGAAGCGTTGACCGGTGCCACCACGCGGACGAGCCAGACCACGCACTTCGCGGGACGCGGAGCAGGAGGCAGCGGACACAGTCTCCCTGAACCGCCATCGGGGGCCGTGAACAATGCCGCACGAGGCAGTGGGCCGGGGTCGCCGCACTACGAGCATCCGGCCGACGCAACGAATCGGCCCGAGGGCCCTGACGACCCACCACACGAACCGAAGCAGGACGACAGAGCGGGGGCGTCTGACAGTGGCGGCGAAGGGCCACCCCATGATCACCCGGCTACGGCACCACGCCTGGAAGGCGAACAGAGCCGACCGAGGCTCGCGCTCCCCCCATCGGACGGCCCGCTCACTCTCAGGGATGTCCGTAACACTGGTCGCACGCGAGACCGTTGGGAACGCGGCGAGGAATTTCATCGTCAACTGTGGGGCGGGGATGCGGAACGCCACTATCCGGTCCCAACGAGTTCACACCCTCGCTACCCTGTGACCGCCACCGGCGGACGAAAAGTGGACGTCCCCGTCGACCTTCCCGATGGGCGCACCCTCGCCGTGGAGGTGAAAACATACGGGCCGTACCGAACCATCACTCTCAAGGACGGCACGCGCCAGTCGGTCAGGAATCAGGTACCTTTGAGCCAGCACATTCGGGAGCAGATACACAAAGACTTGGCCCTAAGACGCGCCGACCCCCGATACGATCCACGGTGGTCGTTCACGCACGCTGGCCCGTCCGATGAACTTCGGGCTTACCTGACCGAGGCAAGAATCATCTTTCTCGAGTACGGCGAGGCGCCCAAGAAGAACTAGCCGTTGCGCACTCGAATAGCACCAGACTTCCATTTCGAGATCAAAGGCAGGGCCCGATCGAATGCACGGCGAGAAAATTCCGGAATCCGGCCCACACACCTCCGAGTGGACCGCCGGCATGCACCTGCACGCAGCAGGCCTCGCAGAAATGCTGGGCCTGAGCGAGCGGCAGTACACGGAAGACCCTCTGATTCTCCTGCCAGGTCTCCAGAACTACGTGGACCGCCTTCCGCTCGCAGAGTTCGAGCAGTCGGACTGGATCACCCTTCACACGGACCTCACCGCTTACCTGGGGGACCTCATGGTCCTGCGCCATCAGGCGACCTGGGTGGATGTGGAGGACTCCACGTCTCCTGCTGGGTACCGGTGGTTCATCGAGGCGACCGGCCTCGACGGGAACCGCTATCGCGTAGAGCCGTACGACGTCGCCATGGAGGAATTTGAGCATCTCCCCATCGAGATCGGGCGAATGATCGCAAACGCCGAAGTCGTCCTGCACCTTACACCCTCACCCGACACACAATCTGGTTACCAGTAACGCAGGTTCGACATCAGCAAGGGAACTCTTCCATGACGGTAGTTGTTACACGCCACGACCTCCAGGGGGAAGTCGACACGGAGGCACTGGCAAACCGACTGAGCGAGCGCCTGGTCGAGGAAATCAACGACCTGGAGGAGTCAGCAGCCCTGCTCGATTTCACGTTCGGTTCCTCCATTCTGGGGTTCCGTGCCCGCTGTGCCATCGATCCGCGGGCCTCCAAGGTGGAGACGTGGGAAGCCACGGTCAACGCCATGCAGGTCAGCTCAGCACTGTTCGCCGCGAGCATGGTGAACGAAGGAACGGTCGAGTGCCGGATCAACAGGAAGCTGCGCACCATCCCCGCCGCCGGTCCGCTTTCCATGGCCGACGCGGGCAACTGGCTGTCCGCCTTCTGGCTGGCCGTCATCTGCCGTGACCAGGAACGGATGACGCAGCTCAGCGAGATCCCGCTGGAACGGCTTCGGTCACCGCAGGGACAGTACGACGAGTACATCTACCACTGGGTCGACACCCTCCAGACCTGGTGGCTCCGCGGCCCCGGCCTCGCCGACAAACTGATCGCCACCATCGAGGCATCCGACCCGTCCGTGGCCCGGATCGCCCCCCGAGACCTGATGGACGGCATCCTCTACCCGCCCATCAACCTCTTCTACCACTACGTCCGCCAAGACCGAGACGGCTTCGCCCCCGCCCTGGCAGACGCACTGAAGCTCCACAAGGCGTACTGGACCCTCACCGAGGACCGGGCCGCCGACATCGACGGCAGCATCGCCCTCGGACCCCTCGCCATCGCCTGCCTCGCCCACGACGCCGACTTCCCCCTCGATGTCGAATCCGACTACCTGCCCAAGCATCTGCTCCAGCGCAGCCGGCTCGGCGAGTTCCCCACCTGACACCTCAAAAGGCAGCTGCCGTCGAGTGGCTACGCAGTGCTCTGGCAGTTCAGCAGGCCGGCGCTCACAGTTGGTGTGACCGGCGATTCGACGCTTGCCGAATCTGCCAACGTCGCTACTCCGACATCAGCAGAGAGCTCTTCCATGACCACGACCACCATCGCCCGTCACGCCCTGTTCACGGGCCTCGACCACAAACAGTTCGTGGCGGATCTGGAAAAAGATCTGTTCGAGGAGATCGATGGCCTCGAAAGAAGTTCTGGTCTCATCAGCCTGACCTTCAGCACCACAATGATGTCACTGCACGCCAGGTGCCTGATCGATCCTGATGCCGCTGCGATCGAGACATGGGAATCGACGGTCAACGCGCTGCAGTTGGGCTCGGCACTGTTCGCGGTGGCCGGCGCCGAGGAGGGGACCGTGCAGTGCCGGATCAACAGGAAGCTGCGGACCGTCCCGATCGCCGGACGCCTGTCGGCAGCCGACGCGGGCAACTGGCTGTCCGCCTTCTGGCTGGCCGTCATCTGCCGTGACCAGGAACGGATGACGCAGCTCAGCGAGATCCCGCTGGAGCGGCTTCGGTCACCGCAGGGGCAGTACGACGAGTACATCTACCACTGGGTCGACACCCTCCAGACCTGGTGGCTCCGCGGCCCCGGCCTCGCCGACAAACTGATCGCCACCATCGAGGCATCCGACCCGTCCGTGGCCCGGATCGCCCCCCGAGACCTGATGGATGGCGTCCTCTACCCGCCCATCAACCTCTTCTACCACTACGTCCGCCAAGACCGAGACGGCTTCGCCCCCGCCCTGGCAGACGCACTGAAGCTCCACAAGGCGTACTGGACCCTCACCGAGGACCGGGCCGCCGACATCGACGGCAGCATCGCCCTCGGACCCCTCGCCATCGCCTGCCTCGCCCACGACGCCGACTTCCCCCTCGGCGTCGAATCCGACTACCTGCCCAAGCACCTGCTCCAGCGCAGCCGGCTCGGCGAGTTCCCCACCTGACACATTCGGAGGGAGGTCGCGGCCTACCCGAGGGGCGCTCCAAGAAGGCCGCGCCTGCGACGCTCAGGGCATCAAGGGCTGGATCAGACAGCGGGGCCTGGGTGCGGACAGACGTGAAGCCCCTGATAGGACGGTTCTCACCACTAGATCGTTCGCTGCGCACCAGAGGCTTGATGGAGTACGTGGCCCGACTGCCGGCCGACCACCACCGCCGGATCGGTACCTCGAAGGGCTCCGGGCACTGGGCCCTGGCCGCCAGGCCGTCTTCGCGCTGCGCTGGTTCCATGAGCGCGGCTGTGGGGCATGGCCTGGCCCGCGATGCCGGCGTCTCCCAGGCCACCGGCTACCGCTACCTGCACAAGGTCCTGGACCGCTGCCAACAAGAGGGTAAGACAGCGTAATGAAAAAGGGAGAAGTCCCCGCCCCCGACCTCAAACGCTGGACCGAGGAGGGGCGCCTCACCATCATAGATGTCGCGGATATCCTCGGAGTGCCCCCGGATATCTACACAAGTGACCCATTGAATTTGACACCCGCCCGGCAGAGTTACACAACAAGGCTACCTTTTCACGAATTCGAACAATCGGACTGGATAACTTTCCAAACGGACCTGATGGCCTACGTGGCTGACTTTTTTATCCAGCGCCACGGGGCGAAACGGGTCGTGATCAACGACTCCACGACACCGCTCGGCTACCGCTACGCAATCGAGGCGACCGGCCGGGACGGGCGGGTTCGGACAGCAGATCCGGCCGAAATCTTGCGAGAAGAACTCAAGAATTCCCCTATCGAGATCGTTAGAATGCCCGCAAGCGCAGAACTCACGTTGCATTTGACGCGACAGGTGAACGAGGAAGGCCCTGCAAATCCGAGGGATTGAGGCCCACCTGCGGCAACCCCCCGATCGCAAGGGTCTCCGCGTGTCCACGGTCCATCCTGCGGCTGGAATCGAGTGAGGCGTCGCCGCGGGGGTATACACACGACCGTCGGCGACTACGGCGAGGACGAGTTGACGCTGCGCTTGCGTCATGCGCCGGCCGCGCGCCTTGTCCTCGCCGCGCATGGACTCGCCACCACCGAAGCGTCTGTGGACGCCAGTGCACCGGCGTTCCTCCTCAGACGTACGGACAAGGCTCTCCTCGGTCCGGCAGTGCGTGTGCCGGCGAGCCCTCCGGGGGAAACCGAACGAAGCGAGCGACAGGATTCTTCAGTGACACGGCACGTGACTCGACACGGCAGCGCGGGACCCGACGACGAGGCATACGCACGGTCCCTGAGTGAGGGCCTGCTGAGGACCATCGGAACCCTGGAACGCTCGCCCGGAATGTTCGACAGCGCCCTGGGCAAGTCCCTTTTGAACGCTCGGGCCCACCTGGCCATCGATCCGGACGCCTCAGAACTGAGCACCTGGGAGGCCGTGGTCACGGCGTTGCAGACACATTCCTCACTATTTGCGACTGCCGGAAAGAGCGAGGAAAGGGTCCTTTGTCGCATCGCCGGAGCAGATCGGTCCATCCGAACAACCGGACCAACGCGCTCCGTCAACCCCGGTCACTGGATCAACGCCTTCTGGCTGGCCATTGTCTGCCGTGATCAAACACGGATGAGCCAGTTGAGCGGCGTTTCGCTGGAGCTGTTGAGGGCGTCACGAGCGCGGTACGACGAGTTCATGTCCGATTGGGTCGACACGCTTCAGCCCTACTGGGACAAGCGTCCGGCCTCGCAGGGAAACTCGTCGCCACCATCGAAGGCTCGCATCCTGACGTCGCGCAGGTGGCGGAAAAAGATCTCATCGACAAGATTCTCTATCAACCGGTAAACCTCTTCCATCTCTTCGTACGCAAAGACCGAGAAGGTTTCAACCAGGCCCTCGTCGAGGCTCTGGAGCTGCACAAGTCGTACTGGACCGCAACCCCGGAGAGAGAAGCCAGCGTCGAGGGCTGTCTGGCGCTCGGACCCCTGGCCATGACCTGTCTCGCCCTCGACGCGGGATTCCCGATCGAAGTCGAATCCGACTATCTGCCTACCTACCTGCTGAATCGCGCCTGGGTGGGCGAATTTCCCACCTGAGAGCCCCCAACCCGCAGCGCATCCGACAGGTGCGCCGTTCGTCTCGATACGCCATCCAGAAGTTCGACATCAGGGAGCCTTCGTGACCGTGATCATTCCTCGCCATGGCAGGCCTGGGCCCGACGACGAAGGCTTTGCACGAGCCCTGACCGAGGAGACCATCGAGGAGATCTCCTCGATCGAGCAGTCGCCGCACATGCTCGACGCCATGTGGAACTCCGTGCGAACGTGCGTCGGCGCCCGTTCGACGGTCGACCCCGCGTGCTCAGGCATCGAAACCTGGGAAGCCGTGGTGAACGCCATGCAAGTGGGATCGGCGATCTTCCGCGCCGCCACTGCCACGGGCGACACCTTCGAGTGCCGCATCCATCACGAGATGCGCACGCTCCCTGTCACCGGCCCCAGGGTCTACGCCAACGCGCCCTCGTGGATCGATGCGTTCTATTTCGCCCTCATCTGCCGCGACCAGGAACGGTTGACCGAACTGTGCGAGGTGCCCATGGCCGTGCTGCGCGACTCAGGCGCACAGCACGACGAATACCTCTACCATTGGGTAGCAACGTTGCAGGCATATTGGTCACGCCAGCAACCCGCAATGGTCGAGGCCCTCACCGCAGCCTTCCGCACCTCCGACCCGGACATGACCGAAATCGCCCCGCGAGACTGGCTGCAGACCATCTCGTACCCGCCGATCAACCTCTTCTACCGGTTCGTCAAACATGACCACGCCGGTTTCAACGACGCGCTGACGGAAGCACTTGAACTTCACAAGAGGTACTGGACAAAGGACGAGGACCGCGAGAAAAGCACCAAGGGCCTGTGGGCCATCGGTCCACTGGCCATGGCATGCCTCGCCTACGACGGCGATTTCCCCGTCGACGTCGAATCCGAATATCTCCCCCAGCACCTCCTCCAACGCAGCTGGGTCGGAGAGTTCCCCATCTGACGCGCGACTCACCGCCCAGCCCCGTGGACGCCAGCGTCCGGTGCGACGGGCTGCTCGCGTCGACCGAAGGGGCGCCCGCTCCCACGTGCTCGGTGTCACCCTGGACAGTGCCGTGACTGCCGGGTAACTTCTGAGTGGGCTGAGCAAGCGCTTAGCCATGTCGTAGGAGACGTCGCCGACCAAGGAGGCACCCGTGCGCCGTACGGTATTCAACGAGGACCACGAGGCGTTCCGGGAGACCATCCGCGCCTTCATCGCGGCCGAGGTCGTGCCCGTGTACGACGAGTGGTTCGCCGCCGGGCAGGCGCCGCGCGACTTCTATCTCAAGCTCGGTGAGCTGGGCGTCTTCGGGATCAACGTGGACGAGGAGTACGACGGCGCGGGCATCGACTCGCACAAGTACGAGGCCGTCATCTACGAGGAGACCGCGCGTGCGGGCGTCTCGTTCGGCGGGTCCGGGGTGCACACCCTGCTCGGGCTGCCGTACATCAAGATGCTGGCCACCGCCGACCAGAAGAAGCGCTGGCTGCCGAAGTTCGTCACCGGCGAGGAGATGTGGGCCCTCGCGATGACCGAGCCGGGCACCGGGTCGGACGTGGCGGGCATGAAGACCACCGCCAAGCTCTCCGAGGACGGCACGCACTACGTGCTCAACGGCGCCAAGACGTTCATCACCGGCGGCGTGCACGCCGACCGCGTCATCGTCTGCGCCCGCACCTCCGCCCCGCGCGAGGACGACCGCCGCTTCGGCATCTCGCTGTTCGCCGTGGACACCAAGTCCGAGGGCTACTCCATCGGCCGCAAGCTCGACAAGCTCGGGCTGCGCGTCTCCGACACCGCCGAGCTGGCCTTCGTCGACGTCAAGGTGCCCGCCGAGGACCTGCTCGGCGAGGAGAACAAGGGCTTCGGCTACCTCGGCACCAACCTGGCATCCGAGCGCTGGGGCATCGCCTTCGGCGCGTACGCCCAGGCCGCCGCGGCCGTCCGGTTCGCCAAGGAGTACGTGCAGGAGCGCACGGTCTTCGGCAAGACCGTCGCCTCGTTCCAGAACACCAAGTTCGAGCTGGCCGCCTGCCAGGCCGAGGTGGACGCGGCCCAGGCCGTCGCCGACCGCGCCCTGGAGGCGCTGGACGCCGGTGAGCTGACCGCCGCCGAGGCCGCCTCCGCGAAGCTGTTCTGCACCGAGGTCGCGCACCGCGTGATCGACCGCTGCCTCCAGCTCCACGGCGGCTACGGCTTCATGAACGAGTACCCGATCGCCCGCCTCTACGCCGACAACCGCGTCAACCGCATCTACGGCGGCACCAGCGAGGTCATGAAGTCGATCATCGCCAAGTCCATGGGCCTGTAGGGACCTCGTACCCCCCATGAGCACCGCACTCGATTCCCTGCTCGATCTGCTCGACCTGGAGCGGATCGAGCAGGACATCTTCCGGGGTGCCAGCCGCTCGGCGGTCGTGCCCCGGGTCTTCGGCGGACAGGTCGCGGCCCAGGCGCTCGTCGCCGCGGGCCGCACCGTCCCCGCCGACCGGACCGCCCACTCGCTGCACTCGTACTTCCTGCGCATGGGCGATCCGGGCGCCCCGATCGTCTACACCGTGGACCGCATCCGCGACGGCCGGTCGTTCACCACGCGCCGGGTCGTCGCCGTCCAGCACGGGCAGCCGATCTTCCACCTGTCCGCGTCCTTCCAGACGTACGAGGAGGGGCTGGAGCACCAGACGGCCATGCCGGCGGCGCCCGACCCCGA comes from the Streptomyces sp. NBC_00525 genome and includes:
- a CDS encoding immunity 49 family protein gives rise to the protein MTTTTIARHALFTGLDHKQFVADLEKDLFEEIDGLERSSGLISLTFSTTMMSLHARCLIDPDAAAIETWESTVNALQLGSALFAVAGAEEGTVQCRINRKLRTVPIAGRLSAADAGNWLSAFWLAVICRDQERMTQLSEIPLERLRSPQGQYDEYIYHWVDTLQTWWLRGPGLADKLIATIEASDPSVARIAPRDLMDGVLYPPINLFYHYVRQDRDGFAPALADALKLHKAYWTLTEDRAADIDGSIALGPLAIACLAHDADFPLGVESDYLPKHLLQRSRLGEFPT
- a CDS encoding acyl-CoA dehydrogenase family protein, which translates into the protein MRRTVFNEDHEAFRETIRAFIAAEVVPVYDEWFAAGQAPRDFYLKLGELGVFGINVDEEYDGAGIDSHKYEAVIYEETARAGVSFGGSGVHTLLGLPYIKMLATADQKKRWLPKFVTGEEMWALAMTEPGTGSDVAGMKTTAKLSEDGTHYVLNGAKTFITGGVHADRVIVCARTSAPREDDRRFGISLFAVDTKSEGYSIGRKLDKLGLRVSDTAELAFVDVKVPAEDLLGEENKGFGYLGTNLASERWGIAFGAYAQAAAAVRFAKEYVQERTVFGKTVASFQNTKFELAACQAEVDAAQAVADRALEALDAGELTAAEAASAKLFCTEVAHRVIDRCLQLHGGYGFMNEYPIARLYADNRVNRIYGGTSEVMKSIIAKSMGL
- a CDS encoding immunity 49 family protein encodes the protein MTVVVTRHDLQGEVDTEALANRLSERLVEEINDLEESAALLDFTFGSSILGFRARCAIDPRASKVETWEATVNAMQVSSALFAASMVNEGTVECRINRKLRTIPAAGPLSMADAGNWLSAFWLAVICRDQERMTQLSEIPLERLRSPQGQYDEYIYHWVDTLQTWWLRGPGLADKLIATIEASDPSVARIAPRDLMDGILYPPINLFYHYVRQDRDGFAPALADALKLHKAYWTLTEDRAADIDGSIALGPLAIACLAHDADFPLDVESDYLPKHLLQRSRLGEFPT
- a CDS encoding immunity 49 family protein, with protein sequence MTVIIPRHGRPGPDDEGFARALTEETIEEISSIEQSPHMLDAMWNSVRTCVGARSTVDPACSGIETWEAVVNAMQVGSAIFRAATATGDTFECRIHHEMRTLPVTGPRVYANAPSWIDAFYFALICRDQERLTELCEVPMAVLRDSGAQHDEYLYHWVATLQAYWSRQQPAMVEALTAAFRTSDPDMTEIAPRDWLQTISYPPINLFYRFVKHDHAGFNDALTEALELHKRYWTKDEDREKSTKGLWAIGPLAMACLAYDGDFPVDVESEYLPQHLLQRSWVGEFPI